In Gadus chalcogrammus isolate NIFS_2021 chromosome 1, NIFS_Gcha_1.0, whole genome shotgun sequence, one DNA window encodes the following:
- the LOC130391912 gene encoding serine/threonine-protein kinase Nek4-like: protein MNNYVFIRVVGKGSYGEVNLVKHRADRKQYVIKKLNLTKSTKRERRAAEQEAKLLSQLRHPNIVTYRESWEGEDCQLYIVMGFCEGGDLYHRLKQQKGDLLPERQVVEWFVQIAMALQYLHEKHILHRDLKTQNIFLTKTNIIKVGDLGIARVLENQNDMASTLIGTPYYMSPELFSNKPYNHKSDVWALGCCVYEMSTLKHAFNAKDMNSLVYRIVQGKLPQMPGQYDPLLGELIRSMLCKRPEERPDVKLILREPYIKRQIAMFLEATKEKTAKSRRKAVDGAGDAAGSRAGSGVSPQPKRP from the exons ATGAATAACTATGTGTTCATCAGAGTGGTGGGGAAAGGGAGCTATGGAGAAGTGAACTTGGTGAAACACAGAGCAGATCGGAAACAG TACGTCATCAAGAAGTTGAACCTGACCAAGTCCACCAAGCGGGAGAGGCGTGCCGCGGAGCAGGAGGCCAAGCTGCTGTCCCAGCTGCGGCACCCCAACATCGTGACCTACCGGGAGTCCTGGGAGGGCGAGGACTGCCAGCTATACATCGTCATGGGCTTCTGTGAGGGCGGGGACCTCTACCACAGACTCAAGCAGCAGAAGGGGGACCTCCTACCTGAGAGGCAGGTGGTGGAGTGGTTTGTCCAGATTGCCATGGCACTCCAG TATCTGCATGAGAAGCACATCCTTCACCGGGACCTTAAGACCCAGAACATCTTCCTGACCAAGACCAACATCATCAAGGTGGGAGACCTGGGCATCGCGAGGGTCCTGGAGAACCAGAACGACATGGCCAGCACCCTGATCGGAACGCCGTACTACATGAGCCCTGAGCTCTTCTCCAATAAACCCTATAATCACAAG TCAGATGTATGGGCGTTGGGATGCTGTGTGTATGAAATGTCGACACTGAAGCACGCCTTCAATGCCAAGGATATGAACTCGCTGGTTTACCGCATTGTACAAGGGAAG CTGCCTCAGATGCCGGGTCAGTACGACCCCCTCCTGGGCGAGCTGATTAGGAGCATGCTGTGCAAGAGGCCGGAGGAGCGTCCCGATGTGAAGCTCATCCTCAGAGAGCCCTACATCAAGAGGCAGATCGCCATGTTCCTGGAGGCCACCAAGGA GAAAACCGCCAAGTCCAGAAGGAAGGCTGTGGATGGGGCCGGTGACGCCGCTGGCAGCAGGGCAGGGTCTGGGGTCTCCCCTCAGCCAAAGAGACC GTAA